The Paenibacillus spongiae nucleotide sequence TCGCTCATGAACTTATCGGCCGCATCTTTGACTCCATTGACCACTTCAACGGTATTGGCATCGGAAGCCTTGGTAGCATTGATACCGATCGACAGCATACCGTTCGTACGCGAAATCGACTCCGCCTTATCGATCAGCTTCACATCGGCAATATCGGAAAGCTTGACCGTCGGAATCCCCATTGCACCTGCTCCTGCTCCGGTACCAGCTCCTGCGCCCGCAGCCGGTGCTTGCGGCGCTTGAGGCGCCTGCATACCGGCGCCGCCTGCTCCGCCAGCTGCTCCAGCACCGCCAGGCGATGAAGGAATGACAGGAATAGCCACATTATTCAGCTGTTCAAGCGTCGTTACATTTCCATCCACTACAATCGTCTTCTCTGAGCTGTCGAGTTCAAACAGACCCAGCGGCGCTTTGATGGCGGAGGCTTGTACAATGCCTTTGACCGTTTCTTCCGAGAGGCCAAGCTCCGCCATCTTGTCTTTCTTGAAGGTTAGCGAGACTTCTTTCACATTCTGACCTGAAATCGCGACCGATCCTATGCCGTCAATACCTTCAAGTTCCGGCTTAAATTCGTTCTCGACAAGCTTGGTAACTTCCTCAAGCGACATATCCTTGGCCGAGACACTGAGTGAGATGACTGGAAAATCGTTCATGCTGAATTTAGATATTTGCGGATTCTGTGCTCCTTCAGGCTTCTGATAGCCATCCAAAACTTCGCGAAGCTCAGTCTCCGCTTCCTTCAAATCCTTCGAATAGTCATACTCAACGATAATCGAGGAGACATTCTCGCTCGAAGTCGAGCTGACCGCTGTAACCCCGTTTAAGTTCGTGATTCGCGTTTCCAGCGGTATGGAGACATTATCCGCGACTTCTTCTGGTGCTGCACCGACAAATACGGTGTTTACCATCAGAACCGGCACGTTAATGTTTGGAATCGTTTCTTGCTTCATGTTAAGACCGGAATAAAGACCTCCGGCTATTACGATGAGCGTCATGATCCAAATCGCAAACTTGTTATTCAAAGAAAACCGAATAATACCTTTCACTCTTCCACTCCCTATCTCTTTTTAACTAGATTTGACCAATATTCGAGTATAATAAGATTTTATTTGACCAATGTTCAAAAGTCAAATAAACCGCCGGTCAATCGTTGAAAAAATAAATAAAAAAACTCTTGCATTCATAAAATATACCATGCTATAATAACGTTTGTCGTGTCCCAGTAGCTCAGTTGGATAGAGCATACGCCTTCTAAGCGTACGGTCGGGGGTTCGAATCCCTCCTGGGACGCCATTAGGTCACGATCAGTTCAATATGATGAGAACAATAAATCTCGGAAGCCTTGATATCATTGGGTTTCGGGGATTTTTTAATTTCGCCAAATGTTCAGCAAGCAGCTGGAAACGATATGTTTTGAATTTTTTTATACTTTTTTTACACACGATTAGACTAATGAATCAACTTCACCTTTGAAATACGCATAAAATGGATTGAGGTTCCATGTATCATCCTCATTCAATGAACAAGATTCAAGCCATAATGCAAAGAAAAGAGCAGGCGGGGCTAACCCGCCTGCTCTTTTACGTATTCAATCCATTCTGAGTAACACGAAAGGGCTGAGGATATGAAGCTCAGAATCTGAACATTGCCGCGCTGGCACTCAGCTTCATCTCCCTGATCGTAACGCTCTTCAAACGGTGAACGCCGTGCAGCTACCCGATAAGTATCGTTAGCTAATATCGTGGATATGGATTAATAAATTCGTGCAAACTATTATTGTATATAGAACGACTGCAAAGGAGAATCGTTAATGCCAGAAAAACCGATAATTGTATATTTCAACTCTCCAGATCAAGCTAACAAGGCTCTTGAGAAAATGAAAAACGAATTTGAGGTGATCGAGTCAGGAATTGACCGATTCGATGGTTACCCTGGTGAAGGTTACAATCCTAACAATCCGCTTACAGGAGATATACCGAGTCTTGGTTCTTTGACGCTAGGCGGAAATTTTGATAGGGATTCAGGTATTTTGGCTGCTACAAGCCCAAGTGCGAGCGGTTATAGTTCCGGAGGACCGGGCAACATGGTCTCTGGCGTAGATATCATTCTGACTGCGATCGTCCAAGAAGAAAACGGCGAAAGGGCAATGGAGATCGCTCGCGAGTGCGGCGCTCTTTAAATATAGCCACTCACGGCGAATGCGATGCTCCAGCCCTTCATAATCTTACCTATGCTCTCGCCCTCTCGCGGCGGGAGCTTATTTATGCCGCCTTCTTATTAAGCTCCCTCGGTACGATATAATTTCCTTTTTTACGATTTAGCGGATCAAATCCGTCCACTTCCTCTGCGGTTTCCTCCATTGTCGCTTTCCCCCGTTTCCTTGATAATTGGATCATGGACATTACATTCCAGCAAACATGGAGGCGGTACCTATGGCTATTAGTTCCAAAGGATCGGTTAAATTGACGGACTCCCAGATCGATCAGTACAGAGAGCAGGGATATTTAATCGTCGAGCAGATACTTACGGCCGACGAATGCGATGAGCTTAACGCGAACGCCGTTGACATGATTACCGGCAAAATTCCGCTGGGAGAAATGAACGGCATCTATATGGAACCTGAAGCGGTCAATAAAGGGCTCGTATCAAACGAAAAGCCCGATCCGGCCTATTTATTCAAACTTGGTCACCAGATGCATATGACCGACGCGATTTTCCGTTACTATGCGATGCATGACAGCATTGCCAATACCCTGAACGATCTCCTCGGAGCCGATATCAAATGCCTGCAAAGCATGTATATCGACAAGCCGCATAACCTCGGAGTCGGCCAGCCGTACCATCAGGATTCGTACTATATCAAAACGGAACCGAACACGCTGAC carries:
- a CDS encoding phytanoyl-CoA dioxygenase family protein → MAISSKGSVKLTDSQIDQYREQGYLIVEQILTADECDELNANAVDMITGKIPLGEMNGIYMEPEAVNKGLVSNEKPDPAYLFKLGHQMHMTDAIFRYYAMHDSIANTLNDLLGADIKCLQSMYIDKPHNLGVGQPYHQDSYYIKTEPNTLTGVWIALDDVDEQNGCLHVIPGSHREPILPHEVPADERQRKYFQEVHAARGKAEIACRLKKGSAVFFPGTMLHRSGDNLTANRQRRAYVLHYASAKAKQPNSAGARNPHLLVRGRQYPGCV